The following proteins come from a genomic window of Acidimicrobiia bacterium:
- a CDS encoding histidine phosphatase family protein — protein sequence MASLVHLARHGEVDNPKHLVYADLPGFGLSDLGRLQAKQAARYLSSRPIVAVWSSPLERAIETAQYIAARHQLPVRVDEQLTEWHLSSRWSGIRWDDLPTRLPGELEAYLDHPWDLDFTPETLADLAERVAEAARRLAERHREGDVVVVAHQDPIQAGRLRLTGADLRRQQDAKPGHASVVSLRPGTPWSELSAWEPEAASSWPPTPDRA from the coding sequence ATGGCATCATTGGTCCACCTGGCACGCCACGGCGAAGTCGACAACCCGAAGCATCTGGTCTACGCGGATTTGCCGGGGTTTGGTCTGAGCGACCTCGGCAGACTGCAAGCAAAGCAGGCAGCCCGCTACCTATCGTCCCGCCCGATCGTGGCCGTATGGTCCTCACCGCTCGAGCGAGCGATCGAAACTGCCCAGTACATCGCGGCCCGCCACCAACTCCCGGTTCGTGTCGACGAGCAGTTGACCGAGTGGCACCTGTCCTCACGGTGGTCCGGCATCCGATGGGACGACCTCCCGACCAGGCTGCCGGGCGAACTCGAGGCATACCTCGATCATCCCTGGGATCTGGACTTCACACCAGAGACTCTGGCGGACCTGGCCGAACGAGTGGCTGAGGCGGCTCGTCGCCTCGCAGAACGCCACCGAGAGGGCGATGTCGTCGTGGTCGCCCATCAGGACCCGATCCAGGCCGGCCGCCTTCGCCTAACCGGGGCGGATCTTCGCAGGCAGCAAGACGCCAAGCCCGGCCATGCATCGGTCGTTTCTCTCCGGCCGGGAACTCCGTGGAGCGAACTCAGCGCATGGGAGCCCGAGGCAGCCTCCTCCTGGCCGCCGACTCCTGATCGAGCGTAG
- a CDS encoding NUDIX hydrolase, giving the protein MATHWPGEFTFCPMCASRLTVRSLGGRDRRVCPDCGFVHWRNPGVGAAVLVRDGAGRVLLIRRAPGSTRSGFWAIPAGYVDYGEDVRQAARREMEEETGLVVDVGEPVFVASNFHDPAKLTVGIWFAGTITGGRLQAGDDADEVGYFAMDDLPPLAFETDQALLSALGGRT; this is encoded by the coding sequence ATGGCGACCCACTGGCCCGGTGAGTTCACGTTCTGCCCGATGTGCGCCTCCCGGCTCACCGTTCGCAGCCTCGGGGGGCGCGACCGCCGCGTCTGTCCCGATTGCGGATTCGTCCACTGGCGCAACCCCGGCGTCGGCGCCGCGGTCCTGGTTCGAGACGGAGCGGGACGGGTACTCCTTATCCGGCGAGCACCCGGCTCAACGCGGTCCGGGTTCTGGGCGATCCCTGCGGGATATGTCGACTACGGCGAAGACGTCCGCCAGGCGGCGCGCCGCGAGATGGAGGAGGAAACCGGGCTCGTAGTCGACGTCGGTGAACCGGTCTTCGTGGCATCGAACTTCCACGATCCGGCCAAGCTGACCGTCGGCATTTGGTTTGCCGGAACGATCACCGGCGGTCGACTCCAGGCAGGCGATGATGCCGATGAGGTTGGCTACTTCGCCATGGACGATCTTCCGCCGCTGGCGTTCGAAACCGACCAGGCGCTTCTCTCCGCGCTCGGCGGCCGCACTTAG